DNA sequence from the Chloroflexota bacterium genome:
GCCATCGAGGCACCGGGGCGTGGGTTCAATTGGGGCATGGCGGCTCCGTCACCGACCCTTCCGCGCGGGACGCGGATCCAGCTCGGGGAGCGCCTACCACTGGAGCAGATCCTGTTTGGCCCGGCCCGCACGACGCACGGCACGCAGAACCTGGTTGGAGCGCTGCGCCAGAGCATGGGCGCGCTGGGCGCGCGGACGATCCGCGACATGCACGAGGTGGAGATGGTCGTGGCCCCGACCGTCATGACCGAGGGCAAGTCCTGGCAGATGGCCGCGGACGATCCGCAACGGTGATCAAGGTCAACCGCAGGGTCTCGTTGGCCGCCGGCCCGGAGACGGTCTGGCCGTATGTCGCTGATCCCACGCGGTTCGCCGAGTGGCGGCGGGGTGCTGGCGTGACGAGCGCCGTGCCGATTGGCGAAGGGCCGATGGCTCTCGGCAGCCGATTTCGGATGGATGTGACCACCCAGGGGCAATCGGGCTCGCTTGAATGCACCGTCACCGCGCTTGAGGAAAATCGCCGCTTCGCGTTCGAATCGATCGACAAATCGGGGGTCTCCGGATCGGCTGATACGCGGTTGGAGGCGGACGGCAGCGGCACCCAACTGGCCTTCGCGTTCGAGCTCCGCCTCCCCGGGGCATGGAGGATGATGCAGCCGGTGATCAGTCGCGTCGTCAACCAGGCCGCGGACACCGATTTCGCGACTTTGCAGGCCAAGTTCGCACCTTGAGCGACGGCGGTGCGGTCGAGACCTACCTCGAGCCGGCCGATGCGGATGCGTACGAGGGCGCCGCGGAACTGGTCGCTGACCAGCAGACCCTCATCGTGCTCGACTTCGGTGGCCAATACGCCCAGCTCATCGCGCGCCGCATCCGGGAGCTGAACGTCTACTCGATGCTGCTTCCCCACGACACCCCGTGGGAGGAAATCGCCCGTCGGCGCCCGGTCGGGATCATCCTGTCGGGCGGTCCCGCATCGGTCTATGACGACGATGCGCCGCAGGCGGATCCGCGCATCTGGGAGGGGAGCGTCCCCGTCCTTGGCATCTGCTACGGGATGCAGCTGATGGCCCACCAGCTCGGCGGCCGGGTGGCACCCGCCCAGCGCCGCGAATACGGCCCCGCCACCATCCATGCCGCGCCGGGCGAGCCGCTGCTGGTCGGCCTGCCGGCGGCCGCAGCGGTCTGGATGAGCCACGGTGACTCCATCCTGGAGCCGCCGCCCGGCTTCCGCGCCCTTGCATCCAGCGAGTCCACGCCGTACGCGGCGATGGCCAACGACCACGGGCTGATGGGCCTCCAGTTCCACCCCGAGGTCGTCCACACCCCCCAGGGGCGGCAGATCCTGGCCAACTTCGCGTTGCACATCGCGGGCGCGCGCGCCGACTGGACGCCGGCCGGCTTCATCGGCGCCACGGTGGCTGCCATCCGCGCCGAAGTCGGGACGGGCCAGGTGATCTGCGCGTTGTCGGGCGGCGTGGACAGTGCGGTGGCCGCCACCCTCGTCCATCGGGCCATCGGTGACCGGCTGACCTGCATCTACGTCGACACCGGCCTCATGCGCAAGCGCGAGTCGGAGTTGCTGCGGATTACGTTCGAGCAGAACCTCGACATGCAGCTGCGGATGGTGGATGCGCAGGACCGATTCCTCCACCGTCTTGTGGGTGTCACCGATCCAGAAGACAAGCGCCGGATCATCGGCGACGAGTTCATCCGGGTCTTTGAGGAGGAGGCTTCGAGGCTGGGACCGATTGACTTCCTGGTCCAGGGAACCCTGTACCCCGACGTCATCGAGTCCAAGACGGTCGAGTCCAAGGCGGCGGCCAAGATCAAGACCCATCACAACGTGGGCGGCCTGCCAGCCAACCTGCGCTTCCGGCTCATCGAGCCGCTGCGCCACCTGTTCAAGGACGAAGTTCGGCGCGTGGGGACCGAGCTCGGCCTGCCGGAAGCCATGATCGAGCGCCAGCCGTTCCCCGGTCCCGGCCTCGCCATCCGGGTCATCGGCGAGGTCACCGCCTCCCGACTGGAGACGTTGCGCGACGCGGACTGGATCGTCCTCGACGAGATCAAGGCCGCCGGCCTGTACGACGAGCTGTGGCAGAGCTTCGCCATCCTGACCCCCATCGATACGGTTGGGGTCATGGGCGACGGTCGCACCTACGCCAACGTGGTGGCCCTCCGGGCGGTGACCTCTGAAGACGGGATGACCGCGGACTGGGCGCGACTGCCCTACGACTTGCTGGCCCGGATCAGTGCCCGCATCGTCAACGAGGTGCCCGGCGTGAACCGGGTGGTCTACGACATCAGCTCCAAGCCGCCGGCCACGATCGAGTGGGAGTAGCCGATCC
Encoded proteins:
- a CDS encoding SRPBCC family protein is translated as MIKVNRRVSLAAGPETVWPYVADPTRFAEWRRGAGVTSAVPIGEGPMALGSRFRMDVTTQGQSGSLECTVTALEENRRFAFESIDKSGVSGSADTRLEADGSGTQLAFAFELRLPGAWRMMQPVISRVVNQAADTDFATLQAKFAP
- the guaA gene encoding glutamine-hydrolyzing GMP synthase, with amino-acid sequence MVADQQTLIVLDFGGQYAQLIARRIRELNVYSMLLPHDTPWEEIARRRPVGIILSGGPASVYDDDAPQADPRIWEGSVPVLGICYGMQLMAHQLGGRVAPAQRREYGPATIHAAPGEPLLVGLPAAAAVWMSHGDSILEPPPGFRALASSESTPYAAMANDHGLMGLQFHPEVVHTPQGRQILANFALHIAGARADWTPAGFIGATVAAIRAEVGTGQVICALSGGVDSAVAATLVHRAIGDRLTCIYVDTGLMRKRESELLRITFEQNLDMQLRMVDAQDRFLHRLVGVTDPEDKRRIIGDEFIRVFEEEASRLGPIDFLVQGTLYPDVIESKTVESKAAAKIKTHHNVGGLPANLRFRLIEPLRHLFKDEVRRVGTELGLPEAMIERQPFPGPGLAIRVIGEVTASRLETLRDADWIVLDEIKAAGLYDELWQSFAILTPIDTVGVMGDGRTYANVVALRAVTSEDGMTADWARLPYDLLARISARIVNEVPGVNRVVYDISSKPPATIEWE